The segment GAGAACGGGGAGCAGGGCGCGATGGCGACCTGCAGCATCGAGCCGAACGAGGCGTCGTGCCACTTGTCGACGGCGCTCTCGGACGCGGCGAGGATCTCGTCGGTGTCCTCGACCGCGTGGTCCGGCGGCAGGCCGCCGTCCTTCCGGCTGCGGTCCATCGAGCCGCGCAGCGCGGTGAACCGCAGGCCGAGCTCCTGGACGCCGGCCACCGAGGAGCCGAGCACGTCGCCGCCGCCGCGCGGGAACACGTAGTGGTGGTCGGAGGCGGTGGTGCAGCCCGACTTGAGCAGCGCCGCGGCGGAGCCCTGAGTGGCGGCGTGCACCAGGTCCTCGTCGATCCGCGCCCAGGTCGGGTACAGCGCCACCAGCCAGTCGAACAGGATGTGGTCCTGGGCCAGGCCGCGGGTGATCCACTGGTAGAAGTGGTGGTGCGTGTTGACCAGCCCGGGGGTGAGCAGGTGCCCCTCGCCGTTGATCCGTCGCGCCACGTTGTCCAGCCAGGCGGGCGCGGGCCCGTCGCCGACCGACTCGATGGTGTTGCCGAGCAGGACCACGTGGCCGCGGGCGTACTCGGTGTCCCGGGCGTCGACGGTGGCGATCGCGACGTTCTCGATCACGATCCGCCGGTCGGCGGCTGGGGGCTGGACTGCCATGGGGGTACTCCTTGCAGGGAACGGCCGGCGGAGCCGACGTGGTGGAACAGCAGGTTGAGCAGCACCGCGGCCAGGCAGCCGGCCGAGATGCCGGAGTGCAGCAGGGTGCGGACGGCCTCCGGGAACCCGTCGTAGAAGGTCGGCGCGGCGATCGGGACGATCCCCACCCCGAGCGCGACCGACACCAGGACGGTGTGCGAGGTCGACTCCATCCCGGCCTCCGCCAGGGTGCGGATGCCGGACGCCGCGACCGTCCCGAACAGCACGATCCCCGCGCCGCCCAGCACCGGCTGCGGCACCAGCGACACCAGCGCGCCGAGCACCGGGAACAGGCCCAGCAGCACCAGGATGCCGCCGCCGGCCGCGACCACGAACCGGCTGCGCACCCTGGTGAGCGCCACCAGTCCGATGTTCTGGGCGAACGCGCTGCACGCGAAGCCGTTGAACACCGGGCTGACCGCGGTGGCCAGGCCGTCCGCGCGCAGGCCCGCCGCCAGCGTCCGCTCGTCGGCCTCGCGGTCGACGATCCGGCCCAGCGCCAGCATGTCGGCGGTGGACTCGGTCATCGAGACCACCATGACGATGCACATCGACGCGATGGCCGCGACGTCGAACCGCGGCCCGCCGAAGTGGAACGGCGAGGGCAGCGCGAACACCTGCGCGCCGCCGATCCCGGAGAAGTCGGCCAGGCCGAGCGGGAAGGCCGCCAGGGTGCCCAGCGCCAGGCCGATCAGCAGCGACATCTGCTGCCAGAAGCCCCGCAGCAGCCGGTTGCCCAGCACCACGGCGCCCAGCGTGAGCGCGGCCAGGCCGACCGCCTTCGCCGAGCCGTAACCGGGCGCGCCCGGCGAGCCGCCGCGCGCCCAGTTCACCGCGACCGGCAGCAGGGACACCCCGATCAGGGTGATCACGGTGCCCTGCACGACCGGCGGGAAGAACCGGACCAGCCGGGAGAAGTACGGCGCCGCGAGGAAGCACAGGGCCCCCGCGACGATCACCGCGCCGAAGACCACCGGGAGGGCGTCCTTCGGGCCGTGCTCCTTGGCTATCGCCAGCATCGGCGCGACGCCGGCGAACGAGACGCCGTTGACGAACGGGAGCCGGGCCCCGATCCGCCAGACGCCCAGCGTCTGCAGCAGGGTGGCCAGCCCGGCGGTGAACAGGCTGGCCGAGATCAGCAGGGCGAGTTCGCCGGGGCTCAGCCCGACGCCCGCGCCCACGATCAGCGGTGGAGCGACCACGCCGGCGTACATCGCGGCGACGTGCTGCAGCCCGGTGCCGAACAGCTTCGGCGGGGAGAGCACCTCGTCGACCGGGTGGACGGGGGTGGAACCGTCGTCAGTGGTGGGGGTGGTGCGGAGTGCCATGGAAGTAGCCCCTTTGCTGCCCCAGGCTCTCGGCGCAACCCGGGCGCTGGAGAGTGGTGTGGACCGGCCGGAGGGCGGGACGACGGACAGGGTCCCTCCGGCCTGCTCTCCGGCCCCGGGACTGCCGCCGTGAGGGCGGGCACGGTCTCCGAACGGTGTGGGGGAGGAGAGTCAAGTGCGGTACTACAGGCAAAAGATGACGAATAATCAGGAAGTCGGGCAGCCGGGCGTCAGGCGACCGGGATGACCGGGGTGACGCCCTCGCGGTGCACGGTGCCCTCGATCAGGCCGTACATCCGGTCGGCGGCGAAGTAGACCTCGTTGTCGTTCTTCAGTCCGAACGGCTCCAGGTCGACCAGGAAGTGGTGCTTGTTCGGCAGCTCCAGCCGGACCTCGTCCACCTCGGCGCGGTTGTTCAGCACCCGGGTGCCCATCGCGTGCAGGGTCTGCTGCAGCGAGTAGGAGTAGGTCTCGGCGAAAGCCTCCAGCAGGTGGCGGCGCACCTGCTGGTACGAGCGGTTCCAGTTCGGCTCCGGCTCGCCGTCGCGGCCGTGGAAGCCGAACGCCCAGCGGGCCGTCACCTGGGTGGCCAGGATGCGGTCGTACGCCTCCTGGAGGGTGGTGTACCGGTCCTTGATGTAGCCCCAGAACTCGGAGTTGGTGGTGTTCATCACCACCAGGTCCTTGAGGCCGGAGACCACCCGGAACCGGTCCCCGTCGTACACCACCTCGGTGGTGCGCACCTCCTGGCCCTTGCGGACGAAGGAGTGGCCGACCTCCTCGGAGCCGATGAACCGGGAGGACGAGTCGGGGGTCTTGATCCGCTCCCAGCCGTACTCCTCGATCCGGATCCGGGCGGAGCGCACCACGCCGCGCTCGGTGGAGTCGACGAAGTGCCGGGCCAGCAGGACGCCGAAGCCCTCGGCGGAGTCGATGCCGTGCTCCTTGGCGAAGGCGTACACGGTGTTCTTGGTGGTGTCGGTGGGCAGGCAGTTGGCGTTCGAGCCGGTGAGGTGGACGTCCTCGAAATCGCCGCGCAGCGACACCGAGACGTTCAGGTCCTTGATCTCGTGGCGGGTCGAGTCGCGGTAGACCCGGACGATCCGGTTCTCCGCCTTGCCGTACTGGTTCTGACCGAGCACGTGGGCCATGGGTGGCTCCTAGGGTCCAGGCGGTCTACCTAGCTTCCGCGGTAGACCGAGTAGCCGAACGGGTTGAGCAGCAACGGCACGTGGTAGTGGTGCTGCGCGGGCGCGACCGTGAAGACGATCGAGACCTCGGGGAAGAACGGCCGCTCGGCCGACCCCGCGTAGTACGCCGCGGTGTCGA is part of the Kitasatospora setae KM-6054 genome and harbors:
- a CDS encoding nucleobase:cation symporter-2 family protein, producing MALRTTPTTDDGSTPVHPVDEVLSPPKLFGTGLQHVAAMYAGVVAPPLIVGAGVGLSPGELALLISASLFTAGLATLLQTLGVWRIGARLPFVNGVSFAGVAPMLAIAKEHGPKDALPVVFGAVIVAGALCFLAAPYFSRLVRFFPPVVQGTVITLIGVSLLPVAVNWARGGSPGAPGYGSAKAVGLAALTLGAVVLGNRLLRGFWQQMSLLIGLALGTLAAFPLGLADFSGIGGAQVFALPSPFHFGGPRFDVAAIASMCIVMVVSMTESTADMLALGRIVDREADERTLAAGLRADGLATAVSPVFNGFACSAFAQNIGLVALTRVRSRFVVAAGGGILVLLGLFPVLGALVSLVPQPVLGGAGIVLFGTVAASGIRTLAEAGMESTSHTVLVSVALGVGIVPIAAPTFYDGFPEAVRTLLHSGISAGCLAAVLLNLLFHHVGSAGRSLQGVPPWQSSPQPPTGGS
- the pucL gene encoding factor-independent urate hydroxylase, translated to MAHVLGQNQYGKAENRIVRVYRDSTRHEIKDLNVSVSLRGDFEDVHLTGSNANCLPTDTTKNTVYAFAKEHGIDSAEGFGVLLARHFVDSTERGVVRSARIRIEEYGWERIKTPDSSSRFIGSEEVGHSFVRKGQEVRTTEVVYDGDRFRVVSGLKDLVVMNTTNSEFWGYIKDRYTTLQEAYDRILATQVTARWAFGFHGRDGEPEPNWNRSYQQVRRHLLEAFAETYSYSLQQTLHAMGTRVLNNRAEVDEVRLELPNKHHFLVDLEPFGLKNDNEVYFAADRMYGLIEGTVHREGVTPVIPVA